Proteins encoded together in one Caulobacter sp. FWC2 window:
- a CDS encoding toprim domain-containing protein, whose protein sequence is MSLLERDGRLIIHTFGDADWRIVRDDLRARGLLAGEPADSSASPRPPVRDEDRARRREVAQALWASGRRIAGTLSERHCRLRGLVGDPPGPAALRHHGLAPLSVYRPGPATRPALLAGVCDPDGVVTAIEITYLRADGHRASALRLARKTVGAVAPGSAVRLDVAAETLLVAEGVFTALSARRRFDLPAWALLSTSNLRAWRPPPGVRRVVIAADRGPEGEASAAALARVLRALGVATRIVLPPPGFGDWNELDAAGANGPIGGQRRK, encoded by the coding sequence GTGTCCTTGCTGGAGCGGGACGGCCGGCTGATCATCCACACCTTCGGCGACGCCGACTGGCGCATTGTCCGCGACGATCTTCGCGCCAGGGGCCTGCTTGCCGGCGAACCCGCTGACTCCTCGGCCTCGCCGCGACCACCGGTTCGGGATGAGGACCGGGCGCGCCGACGGGAGGTCGCCCAGGCCCTTTGGGCCAGCGGGCGCAGGATCGCGGGCACCTTGTCAGAACGCCATTGCCGGCTGCGCGGCCTGGTCGGCGATCCGCCCGGACCGGCGGCGCTTCGCCACCACGGCCTGGCGCCGCTCTCGGTCTATCGGCCGGGTCCCGCCACGCGGCCCGCCTTGTTGGCCGGGGTCTGCGATCCTGACGGCGTGGTCACCGCCATCGAGATCACCTACCTGCGGGCCGATGGCCACCGCGCGTCGGCGCTGCGGCTGGCGCGCAAGACGGTCGGCGCCGTCGCGCCGGGCAGCGCCGTACGCCTGGATGTCGCAGCCGAGACCTTGCTCGTCGCCGAAGGCGTCTTCACGGCGCTCTCGGCGCGACGACGCTTCGACCTGCCGGCTTGGGCGCTGCTTTCGACCTCAAACCTTCGCGCCTGGCGTCCACCCCCCGGGGTGCGCCGGGTGGTCATCGCTGCCGATCGGGGGCCAGAGGGCGAAGCGTCCGCCGCCGCCCTCGCACGGGTTCTCCGAGCGCTCGGCGTGGCGACAAGGATCGTCCTTCCGCCGCCGGGGTTCGGGGATTGGAATGAGCTGGACGCGGCCGGGGCGAACGGCCCGATCGGTGGCCAAAGGAGGAAGTGA
- the trbG gene encoding P-type conjugative transfer protein TrbG, with product MSGPVLPSRPSVPTLAVVLLLGLTPGSAPAAPNAAAPAARPAPSPVAPIRAAQQPQGAAGGATVARAGQKPKRRPAARSRRAASGPMATIALANAQARDWPTPASYVNSALYYDFEPGRLYTVHTSPRFLTTIALKPGEKLISKAAGDTVRWVIGETTAGAGEASQVVVFVKPIRPDLRTNIVLTTDQRTYLIDAVSTGGGIYTAVLSWNYPQDLAKAAAVERALAQQHALAVAADVAVDRLNFRYRIDPKDRRAPRWTPVRVFDDGAKTYIEFPADLATDQAPPLFLLGEKDRAELVNYRQSGTFYVVDRLIDRAELRIGEGRQSIVRITRQGGSR from the coding sequence ATGAGCGGCCCTGTCCTGCCGTCGCGCCCGTCTGTCCCGACCCTGGCGGTCGTTCTCCTGCTGGGCCTGACCCCCGGCTCGGCGCCGGCCGCGCCCAACGCCGCCGCGCCGGCGGCGAGACCCGCGCCATCGCCGGTCGCGCCGATCCGGGCGGCGCAACAGCCGCAAGGCGCCGCGGGCGGCGCGACCGTCGCGCGCGCCGGGCAAAAGCCCAAGCGCCGGCCGGCGGCGCGGTCCCGCCGCGCGGCGAGCGGGCCGATGGCCACCATCGCCCTGGCCAACGCCCAGGCCCGCGACTGGCCGACCCCGGCGTCCTACGTCAATTCGGCGCTCTATTACGACTTCGAGCCGGGCCGCCTCTATACCGTCCACACCAGTCCAAGGTTCTTGACCACGATTGCCCTCAAACCGGGTGAGAAGCTGATTTCAAAGGCCGCCGGCGACACGGTGCGCTGGGTGATCGGGGAGACGACGGCCGGGGCCGGCGAGGCGTCCCAGGTGGTCGTCTTCGTCAAGCCGATCCGGCCCGACCTGCGCACAAACATTGTCCTGACGACCGATCAGCGCACCTACCTGATCGACGCGGTCAGCACCGGCGGCGGGATCTACACCGCCGTCCTGAGCTGGAACTATCCCCAGGATCTGGCCAAGGCCGCGGCGGTCGAGCGCGCCTTGGCCCAGCAGCATGCCTTAGCCGTCGCCGCCGACGTCGCCGTCGATCGCCTGAACTTCCGCTACCGCATCGATCCCAAGGACCGGCGGGCGCCGCGTTGGACCCCGGTGCGGGTCTTCGACGACGGGGCCAAGACCTATATCGAGTTCCCCGCCGATCTGGCGACCGATCAGGCCCCGCCGCTCTTTCTGCTGGGCGAAAAGGACCGCGCCGAGCTGGTCAACTATCGCCAGAGCGGGACGTTCTACGTCGTCGACCGGCTGATCGACCGGGCCGAGCTGCGGATTGGCGAGGGCCGCCAGAGCATCGTTCGCATCACGCGCCAGGGCGGTTCGCGGTGA
- a CDS encoding ribbon-helix-helix domain-containing protein has translation MTTARDLEYHAQYQKRLRAEARARGKGQLNALVDRDLIDRLDAMKDGRGFTNRTAALEQALREYFERGQSERNRAVSA, from the coding sequence ATGACGACCGCACGCGACCTCGAATATCACGCGCAGTACCAGAAGCGTCTCCGGGCCGAGGCCCGGGCGCGCGGCAAGGGACAACTAAACGCGCTGGTGGATAGGGATCTCATCGACAGGCTCGATGCGATGAAGGACGGGCGCGGTTTCACCAACCGCACGGCGGCTCTGGAGCAAGCGCTTCGCGAGTACTTCGAGCGGGGGCAATCGGAAAGGAACCGTGCCGTGAGCGCATAG
- a CDS encoding ParB N-terminal domain-containing protein: protein MSRSSSARALALAASAAPAPSDNRIRVPLRDLGLAPENLRFDEAADERIAQLADTIAAAGVIVPPIVRTGRKNEQAYMTLDGRRRRLALLELVARGAIDEDYAVECVLAVGKAAQAAAIVLPNAETAPVHIASIIMAIGSLRKAKMDTAFIAASLGYSELEIKRLEALAGVHPTVLAALRQGRLTLKQVRAFTRIADKTQQEQLAQAALDGHFQEYQLRKVLDEDELTARDPRFALVGAGRYSAAGGRLVADLFGELPDKVLDADILDAQWRVRIMPLIEAYKAQGLAVYVGPDNGYRAPDGFETLPYVYHGDLTEAQKAARAKARQDIEEAEAAVRGQSLDEETALDAVTSLLAAKAELVEAGLTGASLGAVLLSPHRELGVEATYFVLPAPEAEEDESGDESADDETVDSAAAADGRIVELAVPKAVVVVEGTSHTLHETRTDIATRGLIRDLADHPSAALTALLAQLFKLLALNAHVYQGESALTLSATRYKRASLPAHPALDGEVRARLALRREDYLASGLRPVAYVDALAHGEKMALLAELVAISLDVREVRTSLVRHGARAEAAEIAALCDADLSVHWTPDTAFLAVHSKGQLLAMLGEMGVEDARASGLKKDELVAFVAEAAAQRQWTPKALAWSASVEAEPEPAADPDAGDQANAAGDDAKGATASEGGAEGEAAAAA from the coding sequence ATGTCCCGTTCGTCTTCCGCCAGGGCCCTGGCCCTCGCCGCTTCCGCCGCGCCGGCGCCGTCCGACAACCGCATCCGCGTGCCTCTGCGCGACCTGGGCCTGGCGCCCGAAAACCTCCGCTTCGACGAGGCCGCCGATGAACGCATCGCTCAGCTGGCCGACACCATCGCCGCGGCCGGGGTCATCGTCCCGCCGATCGTCCGGACGGGCCGCAAGAACGAACAGGCCTACATGACGCTCGACGGGCGCCGACGTCGCCTGGCCCTGCTCGAACTGGTCGCGCGTGGCGCGATCGACGAGGACTATGCCGTCGAATGCGTCCTGGCGGTCGGCAAGGCCGCCCAGGCCGCGGCGATCGTGTTGCCCAACGCCGAAACCGCCCCGGTGCACATCGCCTCGATCATCATGGCGATCGGCAGCTTGCGCAAAGCCAAGATGGACACCGCGTTCATCGCCGCCTCGCTCGGCTATTCGGAACTGGAGATCAAGCGGCTCGAAGCCCTGGCCGGGGTTCATCCCACCGTGCTGGCGGCGCTGCGACAGGGCCGCCTGACCCTCAAGCAGGTGCGGGCCTTCACGCGCATCGCCGACAAGACCCAGCAGGAACAGCTGGCTCAGGCCGCGCTCGACGGCCATTTCCAAGAGTATCAGCTGCGCAAAGTCCTGGACGAGGACGAGTTGACCGCCAGGGACCCCCGCTTCGCTCTGGTCGGGGCCGGTCGCTATAGCGCGGCGGGCGGGCGGCTGGTCGCCGACCTCTTCGGCGAGCTGCCGGACAAGGTGCTCGACGCCGACATTCTCGACGCGCAATGGCGCGTGCGGATCATGCCGTTGATCGAGGCCTACAAGGCCCAGGGCCTGGCGGTCTATGTCGGTCCCGACAACGGTTACCGCGCACCGGACGGGTTCGAAACCCTGCCTTACGTCTATCATGGCGACCTGACCGAGGCGCAAAAGGCGGCCCGCGCCAAGGCGCGTCAGGACATCGAAGAGGCCGAGGCGGCGGTGCGCGGCCAGTCCCTCGACGAGGAGACGGCGCTGGACGCGGTGACCAGCCTCCTGGCCGCCAAGGCCGAACTGGTCGAGGCGGGCCTGACCGGCGCGAGCCTGGGGGCGGTGCTGCTGTCGCCGCACCGCGAACTGGGGGTCGAGGCGACCTATTTCGTGCTTCCCGCGCCGGAGGCGGAGGAGGACGAAAGCGGCGATGAAAGCGCGGACGACGAAACGGTCGACAGCGCCGCGGCCGCCGACGGCCGGATCGTGGAGCTGGCCGTCCCCAAGGCCGTTGTCGTGGTCGAGGGGACCAGCCACACCCTCCACGAGACGCGCACCGACATCGCCACGCGCGGCCTCATCCGAGATCTGGCCGATCATCCGAGCGCGGCGCTGACCGCGCTCCTGGCCCAGCTCTTCAAGCTCCTGGCCCTGAACGCTCATGTCTATCAAGGGGAGTCGGCCCTGACGCTGTCGGCCACCCGCTACAAGCGCGCCAGCCTCCCGGCGCATCCCGCCTTGGACGGCGAAGTGCGCGCGCGCTTGGCGCTCCGCCGGGAGGACTATCTGGCCTCGGGTTTGCGGCCCGTCGCCTATGTCGACGCCCTGGCGCATGGGGAGAAAATGGCGCTCCTGGCCGAACTTGTGGCCATCAGTCTCGACGTGCGCGAAGTGCGCACCAGCCTCGTGCGGCACGGCGCTCGGGCCGAGGCCGCCGAGATCGCCGCCCTGTGCGACGCCGACCTAAGCGTCCACTGGACGCCCGACACCGCGTTTCTGGCCGTCCACTCCAAGGGCCAGCTGCTGGCGATGCTGGGCGAGATGGGCGTGGAGGACGCACGCGCCTCGGGTCTGAAGAAGGACGAACTGGTCGCCTTCGTCGCCGAGGCCGCCGCGCAGCGGCAATGGACGCCCAAGGCCCTGGCCTGGTCGGCCTCGGTCGAAGCCGAGCCCGAGCCCGCGGCCGACCCCGACGCCGGGGACCAAGCGAACGCCGCGGGGGACGACGCGAAAGGGGCCACCGCTTCGGAAGGCGGGGCCGAAGGCGAGGCGGCCGCGGCGGCCTGA
- the repC gene encoding plasmid replication protein RepC, translating to MQTVSNGIGDVRRLADAQWAAAKLADTYQGLPEGISKAMLLDRFERAAPRLGLGDGVVRLVRALVRVTAEQDWIGRTRPIAWPSNDALCEELQRSRSCIQGLIRSAVRAGLVHMKDSGNGKRWGYRDDRGHILEAFGFDLAPLAVRWDEFADLAAARGLEQAQRRHLKRKLGEIRREIRTVCADALHRGYGGFDWHGAVDQALGRLPRTPSLGELEALHETFQALLAAVDAAWVRARQEGQHEPRGVVSEAQKEPTTQPRSEGSTYPSLRQEVVEPSARSALSPSPAEPSRVEAPLSDEVIPLSLVLEAVPEVADYLDDLAGASWEDLVDAVARVAPLMGINLSAMREARDVMGRNRAAVALATVLARWKDGEIRSSAGGYLRAMCEREKVGCLNLLPSLYGLKDRFGKTPPRRSER from the coding sequence ATGCAGACCGTCTCGAACGGGATCGGTGACGTGCGCCGTCTGGCGGACGCCCAATGGGCGGCCGCCAAGCTCGCCGACACCTACCAGGGGCTGCCGGAAGGCATCTCCAAGGCCATGCTGCTCGATCGTTTCGAGCGGGCCGCGCCTCGGCTGGGGCTTGGCGACGGGGTCGTGCGCCTGGTGCGCGCCCTGGTGCGGGTGACCGCCGAACAAGACTGGATCGGCCGCACCCGGCCGATCGCCTGGCCGTCCAACGATGCGCTCTGCGAGGAGCTGCAGCGCTCGCGCAGCTGCATCCAGGGCCTGATCCGCTCGGCGGTGCGCGCGGGCCTGGTCCACATGAAGGACAGCGGCAACGGCAAACGCTGGGGCTATCGCGATGATCGCGGCCATATCCTGGAGGCCTTCGGCTTCGATCTGGCCCCGTTGGCCGTGCGCTGGGACGAGTTCGCCGACCTGGCGGCCGCCCGAGGCCTGGAGCAGGCCCAGCGCCGGCATTTGAAGCGCAAGCTGGGCGAGATCCGGCGTGAGATCCGCACCGTCTGCGCCGACGCGCTTCATCGCGGCTATGGTGGGTTCGACTGGCATGGGGCGGTCGACCAGGCGCTGGGCCGGCTCCCTCGAACCCCCTCTCTTGGAGAGCTCGAGGCCCTGCATGAGACGTTCCAGGCGCTGTTGGCCGCCGTGGACGCGGCCTGGGTCAGGGCTCGCCAGGAAGGTCAACATGAGCCCAGGGGCGTCGTCAGCGAAGCCCAGAAAGAACCTACAACCCAGCCAAGATCTGAAGGATCAACGTATCCATCTCTTCGACAAGAGGTAGTCGAGCCCTCGGCGCGATCGGCCTTGTCGCCGTCGCCCGCTGAACCTTCGCGGGTGGAGGCGCCGCTCAGCGACGAGGTGATCCCGCTGTCGCTGGTGCTGGAGGCCGTGCCCGAGGTCGCCGACTATCTGGACGACCTGGCCGGCGCGTCATGGGAGGACCTGGTCGACGCCGTCGCTCGCGTAGCCCCCCTGATGGGGATCAATCTTTCGGCCATGCGCGAAGCGCGCGACGTGATGGGTCGAAACCGGGCGGCCGTCGCCCTGGCCACGGTCCTGGCCCGCTGGAAGGATGGTGAGATCAGGAGCTCGGCCGGCGGCTATCTGCGCGCCATGTGCGAACGCGAGAAGGTCGGGTGCCTGAACCTGCTGCCTAGCCTCTATGGCCTGAAGGATCGGTTCGGAAAAACCCCGCCCAGGCGCTCGGAGCGGTGA
- the trbF gene encoding conjugal transfer protein TrbF has protein sequence METPYHRAGQIHDDRDGAKLAAARNWRLMAFACAGLAALSLGAYIYERQDTKIATYVVPVDRYGRPGRIELADRVYRPSQAETGYFVADFVQLVRAKSTDPVVLRQNWVRAYAFVSGDAKATLTQHARDHDPFARVGDEAATVEIVSVLPRSPTTYQVQWRETAFDHGAALPAQRWTGLFTVAHTPPRNEAQLRANPLGVFITAFQWSRDL, from the coding sequence ATCGAGACGCCCTATCATCGCGCCGGCCAGATCCATGATGACCGCGACGGCGCCAAGCTCGCCGCGGCCCGCAACTGGCGCCTGATGGCGTTCGCCTGCGCTGGCTTGGCGGCCCTGTCGCTGGGGGCCTATATCTACGAGCGCCAGGACACCAAGATCGCCACCTATGTGGTGCCGGTGGACCGCTACGGCCGGCCCGGCCGGATCGAACTCGCCGACCGCGTCTATCGGCCCAGCCAGGCCGAGACCGGCTACTTCGTCGCCGACTTCGTGCAGCTGGTGCGGGCCAAGAGCACCGATCCGGTGGTGCTGCGGCAAAACTGGGTGCGGGCCTACGCCTTTGTCTCGGGCGACGCCAAGGCGACCCTGACCCAGCACGCCCGCGACCATGACCCCTTCGCCCGGGTCGGCGACGAAGCCGCCACGGTCGAGATCGTCTCGGTCCTGCCGCGCAGTCCCACCACATACCAGGTCCAGTGGCGTGAGACCGCTTTCGACCACGGGGCGGCCTTGCCCGCGCAACGCTGGACCGGGCTCTTCACCGTCGCCCACACCCCGCCGCGCAACGAGGCCCAGCTACGCGCCAATCCCCTGGGCGTCTTCATCACCGCCTTCCAGTGGAGCCGAGACCTATGA
- a CDS encoding TrbI/VirB10 family protein produces MSPARGDVTGEPETPASAKASPRSVLEAPRRPIARYRPAVILAGVLGVLLLVGIGFLIAFGGGRKAARPPAEPQTSPEAATSAPIDERLPATYGDLPPPKPSPFAPAAPGPGPAGTSPGQTPGAPTGPVAPAAPPDAVARQRAEEREAARRAGPFFGGAPGAATQASAPAGADLALGVAAPAPSPGDGARPKEAFIARTGAAGPTYAPSLPQAALSPYEVKAGTVIPAALITGLNSDLPGLVTAQVTEPVFDHRTGRVLLIPQGARLIGKYDSQVGYGQDRVLLVWTRLIWPSGRSVDLAGMTGADATGTAGLRDKVDTHLPVLARAIGLSTLISIGGAAAQNSIARGSDNLVLQDGAGGIASQASQTGQRLVERDLQRAPTLRIRPGFPVRVMVDKDLILPPEVVGGH; encoded by the coding sequence GTGAGCCCGGCCCGCGGCGATGTCACCGGGGAGCCCGAGACGCCCGCCTCGGCCAAGGCTTCGCCGCGCTCGGTGCTCGAAGCGCCGCGCCGGCCGATCGCCCGCTATCGGCCCGCGGTGATCCTGGCGGGCGTGCTGGGCGTCCTGCTGCTGGTCGGGATCGGCTTCCTGATCGCCTTCGGCGGCGGCCGCAAGGCCGCCAGGCCGCCGGCCGAGCCCCAAACCAGCCCTGAGGCCGCCACGAGCGCGCCGATCGACGAGCGCCTGCCGGCGACCTATGGCGACCTGCCCCCGCCCAAACCCTCGCCGTTCGCGCCCGCCGCGCCGGGGCCAGGCCCCGCTGGGACTTCACCTGGCCAGACGCCTGGTGCGCCGACCGGGCCGGTCGCCCCCGCCGCCCCGCCCGACGCAGTCGCCCGCCAACGGGCCGAGGAGCGCGAGGCCGCCCGCCGGGCCGGGCCGTTTTTCGGCGGCGCCCCGGGGGCCGCGACCCAGGCCTCCGCGCCGGCCGGCGCCGACCTTGCCCTGGGCGTGGCGGCCCCGGCCCCCTCGCCGGGCGACGGGGCTCGTCCCAAGGAGGCGTTCATCGCTCGGACCGGCGCGGCCGGTCCCACCTATGCGCCCAGCCTGCCCCAGGCGGCGCTGTCGCCTTACGAGGTCAAGGCCGGAACGGTCATCCCGGCGGCCCTGATCACGGGCCTCAACTCCGATCTGCCCGGTCTGGTCACGGCCCAGGTCACCGAGCCAGTGTTCGACCATCGCACCGGCCGCGTGCTGCTGATCCCGCAGGGGGCGCGGCTGATCGGCAAGTACGACAGCCAGGTCGGCTATGGTCAGGATCGGGTGCTGCTGGTCTGGACGCGCCTGATCTGGCCCTCAGGACGGTCAGTGGACCTGGCCGGCATGACTGGAGCCGATGCGACCGGGACGGCGGGCCTGAGGGACAAGGTCGACACCCACCTGCCGGTCTTGGCCCGGGCCATCGGCCTGTCGACCCTGATCTCGATCGGCGGGGCCGCGGCTCAGAACAGCATCGCCCGCGGCAGCGACAATCTGGTCCTGCAGGACGGCGCCGGCGGGATCGCCTCTCAGGCCAGCCAGACCGGCCAGCGCCTGGTCGAGCGCGATCTGCAACGCGCGCCGACCTTGCGCATCCGCCCGGGCTTTCCAGTGCGGGTCATGGTCGACAAAGACCTGATCCTGCCGCCCGAAGTCGTGGGAGGTCACTGA